The sequence TCTGACGACGCAGAAACTGAATCATAATTCCAGGAAAAAATATCCCCTGGAATAACAGAGAGTTTTGTTGTTGTTCCAGTGAAAGCTGCGAGATTATTGATATAATTATCCTGATCTGACCGCATGCAATAGTGCCTGATTCCCGTTCCTGATCTACGGATGGTAAAAGTTGCCGAATTCAAACTTAAAGTATAGCCTTGATCGGGCGTTAAAGTTACTTCATAATAAACAGTAGGAGAAAGCGCTCCAGTAAAATTCGAATAGTCATCTGTTGCGTTAATTCCTCCCAGGGGCCAACCGGTAAAAGAAAAACGCCCCGAGGCACTCGGATTTAACGAAGTTCCATTGGCCGAAAAAGAACCACAACTTAAACCGCTAAGTGTTGGCGTAAAACTTGGATCCACTGTTCCACTGCTGGTAGTTACTTCCGGAAAGCCATACGACACCACAAAATTTTGAGCCAGTGTAGAGACTTTAAAGATTGTTAAGCAGATAAAGACTAAATTTTTTATCATGGCAATAAGTTTTTAAATTTATGGAAAAATAGACAATAGCCAAGCCCATGTTAAACAAAGTCACTACAGTAGTTCTATTTCTTTTTGTACTTACCATTTCCAAAGCCCAACATGAAGACGGTCTTGTAAAATGGTTGACCTTAAAAGAAGCGCAACAAAAAAACAAAGAAGTTAGCAAACCTATACTTATTGATATTTATACAGATTGGTGCGGCTGGTGCAAACACATGATGAAAACCACTTACTCCAATGAAGGGCTTGCCAATTACATCAACACACATTTTTATCCCGTAAAATTTAATGCCGAAACAAAAGACACCATTGAATACAACGGCAAAATATACAAACCTCTTTCTCCCGATCCTAAAACCCCTCACGAACTAGCTGTAAAATTTTTAGGTCAGAAGTTAAGTTATCCTTCTACCATGTTTGTTACCAATAATTTTGAGTTTAACCTTTTAGCTCAAGGTTATCTTGAAGATAAAAAAATAGAACCTATGCTCATCTTCCTGCTGGAAAACACCTGGCAGACCAGTGTGTACGAAGAGTTTAACAAACATTTTACCAATACGTTCTACGATACCGCTTTTCCAAAAACAGCCGTTAAGGTTTATAGCATAGAAGAAGTAGAAAAATTGCAGGCTAAAAAACCAAAAAAAGTTCTGGTTACATTTAGCGCCGAATTTTGCAATACATGCACGGTGATGAACAAAACAACATTTGTTGACACGAGTATTGCTTCCTATATCAACAAGAATTTTTACCTGGTTGAATTTCATGCAACACGCAAAGACACCGTTATGTTTAAAAAAGAAAAGTACTTTCCTGTTATAGTAAATAATTTTCCGCTTCACAGTCTGAGTTTAAAACTCACCAATAACCGTTTGGCATTTCCTTCCCTTTGTCTTTTAGATGAACAGTTAAATACCATTGATGTCTTAAATTTTTACCAGTCACCTGAACATATAAAACCAATTTTGACTTATATTGCAAGCGATAGTTATAAGACAAAAAAATTCAACGATTTTATGCAGGAGTATTTGAATCCAAAAGCCACTAATACAAAGAAAAAATGAAGCCAGCCACCATTCACCATTTGAATACGGGCCTGATTATTTTCTCTTGCCTTGTTTCGTTTTTTATTCCTTTCGAATTATTTCTTTTCTCGTACGGTATTCTCGGTCCACTGCATTACCTAACAGAAATAGGATGGCTTCACAAAAAAAATTACTTCACTAAAGGAAAGTATGATTTTCTCTTTTTAGTGGGAGCCTGTGTTATACTGGTTTACTGGAATTATAACCCTCCAAAAGATTTTGGAATTTCCGCCGATATTATCTTCCTGAGTTTATTTTCGTGTATAGCTTTTGTTTTTATAAAAGACTGGCTTTACCGTTTTGTAGTAATTATTCTGGCCTTTGTGTTTACAGGCTTTTTAAATAATTCGCCACAGTTTTTTACCTGGGTAGCGATCTTTCTGCCTACCATCATCCATGTATTTATTTTTACATGGGCATTTATGCTTTTCGGTGTTATTAAAGAACGTTCCATTCCCGGATTAATTTCTATTCTTGCATTGATCGCATGTTCTGTTTTAATCATCATGATTCAACCTACCAATCTTTATTACACGGTTAGCGATTACACTCAAAAAAGCTACCAACGTTTTGGTGATTTGAACTATCAGCTGATCAATTATTTTAATATGGATCAGTTGACCAACATCCGGCAAATTTTTACCACGAATGCCGGCTTTGTGATCATGCGCTTTATAGCCTTTGCGTACACCTATCATTACCTCAACTGGTTTTCTAAAACTTCAGTTATTAAATGGCACCAGGTTCCTAAAAATATTCTGTTCGGCACACTTGGCTTGTGGTTGATTTCCATTTCGCTTTACATTTATGATTACAATCTTGGTTTACAGGTTTTATTCTTTTTGAGTTTTTTACATGTTTTTCTGGAATTCCCGTTAAATGTTGTCTCCTTTACGGGCATTGGAAAAGCGGTGGTTTCACTGGGCAAGAAATGAGATCTCTGAATGCGCGTGATTAATCGATCAACCGGAAGGTTGCGTCGATCAGTTGAAATTTTGTTAAACACAAGCAGATTTACAAAATTAGAAATTACTTAATTAACACTCCCAACCTTAAAAACAGGGGCGTTGAAGTTTGATTTGATGTGTTTTTTCGTTAACTTTATAATTCACATCAATTTTTTTCTATTCATGCGTAGTGTATCTCTCATCCTGGTTCTCTTATGTTCCACTGCCCTGTACTCTTATCCCATTGATGATTCTCTGGTAAAGAAGTCGAATTTGCGTGTTGTATTTGACGGCACAAATGCCCGTGATTACTGCAAGAGCATTGTAGGAGTTCTCAATCCACAAACGAATTGTACTGAAAATTACATCTTCGATAAATCTATTTATAATTTAAAAGTAGATACCCTGCCTCAAATAAAATTCTGGCGCGACATTATGAATATGCACCAGGATACAGCCTTGATCTGTGTTGCCAATTCGCGTTGTATTCTTCAAAAAATATCCTTAAAAGACTGGAATGCAAAAAGTGATTCCGCAAAAAAATATTATAAAGACAGTGTGCGCCTTACGAGAAATCTTGATACCACTAGTCGTATTCTTCTGACTTCGGGAAAAAAATTCTTCTACGACTTTGATAAAACCTCTGTAAATTTTGATAAAGGCATTCGTTGTTTTATGCAGAACGACGTTGATCCCTGGTACGCCCAGGCTATTCTTCTTATCGAAAGTCCTAACAAATTACAAAAATCAAACGTTGGCGCGTATGGATCGTTTCAGTTAATGAGAGACGTGGCCAAAATGTACGGACTCAAAGTAAATAAAACCATAGATGAGCGTGCAGACTTTGAAAGAAGTGCCTATGCGGCCAGTTCATTGCTAAAATACATCTGTATACCAAGAGCTCGTCGTATGTTGGATTCGTTGCGCATTAACAACTATGATGAGCAGGATCTTTGGTTCAGATTATTGGTGATGCACGTTTATCACGCTGGTGCCGGCAATGTGCAAAGGGCTTTATTTTCTTTTTGTCCTACAGAAGGTAATATGGATCTGATCTATACACTATGGAGAACACAGGCGGGAAAATTTAAAAGCTCTTCACAAAATTATTCTCAACTGGTATTGGCTGCTATGCTGGAAATGAACGACAGAAATCCATCTCTGGATAAAGCTGTTTTTCTGAACGCTTCGCTGGAAGATCAGCTGAAGTTTGTGCCTTCGAAGAATTAGCAACGAAGGCGGCAAACTTTTCTGAAGGCACTGACGCTTAAATGCCACAGATTTCTCTGATGAGGGCTTCTAAAAACAAAAGAGTTTTTTTGTTAATCTCTGGTATATCCAGATTTCACAGATCAGTAGGCAAAACAAGGCTGATTCAAATAGAATTGTAATGATTTTTATTTGTGAAATCTGCTATCCTGATAGCTATCGGGAGTGGCAAACATTTTCTTAACTTCGCAGTATCTATGATAAATTTAACTCACCGTCCCCGCCGTAACCGCAAGAGCGCCGTTGTAAGAGATCTTGTACAGGAAAACACTTTAACGGTAAACGATCTTATTTTTCCTTTATTTTTAATTGAAGGAAAAAATAAAAAAACCGAGGTCAACTCTATGCCCGGTATTTACCGTCTTAGCCAGGATCTTCTTTTAAAAGAAATTGAATCTTGTATGAATTTAGGCATTAGAACTTTCGATATTTTTCCAGGACTTTCTGAAAAATTAAAAGATAAAAAAGCAACCGAATCTTTAAATAAAAAAGGACTTTACCTGTCTACTTTACGTGAAATAAAAAAGAGATTTCCTGAAGCTCTTATTATGACAGACGTTGCGATGGATCCCTACAGTAGTGATGGTCACGATGGTTTTGTTAAAAATGGAGAGATCTTAAATGACGAAACTTTAGAAATTCTTGCAAAGATGGCAGTGGCGCAGGCTGAGGCCGGTGCAGATATAATTGGTCCGAGTGACATGATGGACGGCCGCGTGGGCTTTATTCGCGAAGCCCTCGATGACAATGGTTTTAGTAACGTATCAATCATGAGTTACACGGCTAAATACGCAAGTGCTTTTTACGGTCCGTTCAGAGATGCATTAGACAGCGCCCCTAAGTTTGGCGATAAAAAAACCTACCAAATGAATCCTGCAAACAGCAAAGAAGCCTTACTCGAAGCAGATCTGGACTTTAATGAAGGAGCCGATTTTCTCATGGTAAAGCCTGCTTTGAGCTATCTGGATGTAATAAAACTATTGAATGATAATTTTAACATTCCAATAGCGGCTTATAATGTAAGTGGAGAATATGCCATGGTGAAAGCTGCAGCAGCAAAAGGTTGGATAGACGGTGACCGTGTGCGGGACGAAATTCTTTTAAGTATGAAAAGAGCCGGTGCGTCGGTAATTTTAACATATTTCGCCAAAGAATTTGCCAAATCAATAAAATAAGTATCTTTATTCTCCTTAACCCGCTGTGTCAGCGTGTTTCGTTCCCGGAACTTATTTATTTATTTTAATTCTAAAAAAATGAGCACGCTAATAGAGAACCTGCACAACAACAACGTTATCTTCAGTTATTACGGTTTTATTGATGATAAAGTTTTGGGTGAAGTTTTACAGATCACCAAAAGTAAACTCGAAGGCAACAACGAAAATCCACAAGTAGTGACGCGGGTACACGATGCAATCAACGAATGCGTGGATAACGTGATCAAACACAATTTTTACCCGGATGATGACCATGTGCGTTATAAATCCTTGTTAGTGGTATCTAAACAGGAAGACGATTACCTGATTGATACTATTAATGTTGTAAACTCACTTCAGAAAGACAGCATCAACGAGCAGCTTAACTTTCTAAATACAAGGAGTAAAGAAGAATTGCATGCACTTAAATCTAAATCACTGATGACAGCTCAACACACGCCTGTTGTTGGTAAAGGTTTAATTGATCTTGTTTTGAAAGCTGATAATTGCGATTGCACTTTTAAGGATCTTGAAGCAAATTTTTTATTCAATATTAATTTTAAGATTAATTCACTGAACTGATCTCGGCTACGCACAAGCTGGCCTTAACATCCACCGGATGTTAATCCTGCTCGATCTGACACTCGAATGCTCTCGATCTGAGACTCCTGGCACGATTGCTTGCATTAACATTTGCTGGAGGTTAATTCTACTCTATTTGATATTCGCTGCGCTTCATCGCCCTAAAAACCGATCTTTTGCCGAATTCTATTAACGCTCTTGTTATTGATCTCACTTTCGGTTATAGTATATACACAAATTTAACTGGTGCCATTTTGCTTTGTTGTCACATCAAGCATGGTAGAGATGAGGACGACGAAAATTTCCGTATCTTTCGCCTATTAGCAACAAATGAAACTTAAACAACACGTATTCTTAACCGGCTTTATGGGAAGCGGAAAAAGCACTGCCGGCAAGGCTCTCGGTACTTTATTAAAAACCCGCTTTATCGACCTCGATGATTATCTCGAAAAAAAAGAAGCCCGCACCATTCCTGAAATTTTTGAAGAAGAAGGGGAAGAAAAATTTCGCGAGCTTGAAAAAAAATACTTACTGGAACTTCTGAAATTAAAAGACCCACATGTTATTTCTTTAGGCGGAGGAACCATTTGTTTTTACGATAATTTAGAGACCGTCAAAAAAAACGGGCAGCTTATTTATATTGATCTTCCTACAAATATTCTGGTGGATCGCATTAAAGAATCTTCTACTACGCGCCCTCTCTTGAAAGATTTAACTAATGAAGAGCTCACAAAAAATATTGATGAAATCCTTTCTGTAAGAAAACCTTTCTACGAACAGGCCCATATCATTATAAACGGCTTGCTGTTAACGCCTCAACTTATCCAACAGAAATTACTTGGCTCTGTTAAAGAACATACGAAGTAGTTTTCTTTTTTTGCTTTGCAGTTTTGCAACGTTGCATGCGCAGGAATTTCCTGTAAAAACAGATCAACTGGGTTTTAGCGCGGGATTAAACCTGGCTTTCGGAACACATTTTCAGCGTCTGGGTGTAAATTTTAATTTTTATTATGTGTTCGATCATGTGCAGGCTAACTCTGAAATACGTGCCTATTTCAACTTTAAAGGCTTAGGACCCAAACTGCGTTATCCTGAATTAGTTTTAGCCCAGGGCATT is a genomic window of Sphingobacteriaceae bacterium containing:
- a CDS encoding porphobilinogen synthase gives rise to the protein MNLTHRPRRNRKSAVVRDLVQENTLTVNDLIFPLFLIEGKNKKTEVNSMPGIYRLSQDLLLKEIESCMNLGIRTFDIFPGLSEKLKDKKATESLNKKGLYLSTLREIKKRFPEALIMTDVAMDPYSSDGHDGFVKNGEILNDETLEILAKMAVAQAEAGADIIGPSDMMDGRVGFIREALDDNGFSNVSIMSYTAKYASAFYGPFRDALDSAPKFGDKKTYQMNPANSKEALLEADLDFNEGADFLMVKPALSYLDVIKLLNDNFNIPIAAYNVSGEYAMVKAAAAKGWIDGDRVRDEILLSMKRAGASVILTYFAKEFAKSIK
- a CDS encoding shikimate kinase (catalyzes the formation of shikimate 3-phosphate from shikimate in aromatic amino acid biosynthesis), whose amino-acid sequence is MKLKQHVFLTGFMGSGKSTAGKALGTLLKTRFIDLDDYLEKKEARTIPEIFEEEGEEKFRELEKKYLLELLKLKDPHVISLGGGTICFYDNLETVKKNGQLIYIDLPTNILVDRIKESSTTRPLLKDLTNEELTKNIDEILSVRKPFYEQAHIIINGLLLTPQLIQQKLLGSVKEHTK